A window from Rhizosphaericola mali encodes these proteins:
- a CDS encoding DUF4261 domain-containing protein yields the protein MDLLKNYELGNLYPMYVLDSISDGHGAVYTCGMHNLGLKDAMIVGEEFQAAVEVLSIFGYYQLIDQPTIKAGQTFSIAQDAPIFLISEEKHQPSHGDELFENPFGMWLLESIK from the coding sequence TTGGATTTATTGAAAAACTATGAATTGGGTAATCTATATCCGATGTATGTTTTGGATTCTATAAGTGACGGACATGGTGCAGTGTACACTTGTGGTATGCATAATCTCGGTTTGAAAGACGCTATGATTGTAGGTGAAGAATTTCAAGCGGCAGTTGAAGTGTTGTCTATATTTGGATATTATCAATTGATAGATCAACCAACTATAAAAGCTGGGCAAACTTTTAGTATTGCCCAAGATGCACCCATATTTTTAATTTCAGAAGAAAAACATCAGCCAAGTCATGGTGATGAATTATTTGAAAATCCTTTCGGAATGTGGCTTTTGGAAAGCATAAAATAA
- a CDS encoding nuclear transport factor 2 family protein, with translation MKTIILAITTMFLSFLIQKGKAQTTNNLKEKITQLDSTFFAAYNNCDMKTQADFYSDTIEFFHDKSGLTTDKQKILADTKKYICGKVSRELIPGSIEVSPLPNYGAVEIGMHQFRNKLEPNAQPHPSRFLIIWKQEGEIWKITKVISLHEN, from the coding sequence ATGAAAACAATCATCTTGGCAATAACTACTATGTTTTTGTCTTTTCTAATTCAAAAAGGAAAAGCACAAACAACCAACAACTTAAAGGAAAAAATCACCCAATTAGATAGCACATTTTTCGCAGCGTATAACAATTGTGATATGAAAACACAAGCAGATTTTTATAGTGATACTATTGAATTTTTCCATGATAAATCTGGTTTAACTACAGACAAACAAAAAATATTAGCCGATACGAAAAAATATATTTGTGGCAAAGTCTCTCGTGAATTGATTCCAGGAAGTATCGAGGTTTCTCCTTTGCCCAATTACGGTGCTGTGGAGATTGGAATGCATCAATTTAGAAACAAATTAGAACCCAATGCGCAACCACATCCTAGTCGCTTCCTCATCATTTGGAAACAAGAAGGCGAAATTTGGAAAATAACCAAAGTAATTAGTTTGCACGAAAACTAA
- a CDS encoding HAD family hydrolase: protein MTEAFLFDMNGTMIDDMEFHRKAWYRVFVDDLGATLTEEEAKKEMYGKNEEVLDRIFGPGKFTPEQIDEIVEKKEQAYQDAFRPHLKLIDGLQAFLDKAKEHNIKLAIGTAAPKTNVDFAVDALGLRKQFPVIVGAEDVATSKPDPEVFLKCAEALGANPHNSIVFEDSPKGVEAAKRGGMKAVVLLTFHEPEDFKDLDNILFSVKDYTDPRLEELFK, encoded by the coding sequence ATGACGGAAGCTTTTTTGTTTGATATGAATGGAACGATGATAGACGATATGGAATTTCATCGTAAGGCTTGGTATCGCGTATTTGTGGATGATCTTGGTGCTACTTTGACAGAAGAAGAAGCGAAAAAAGAAATGTATGGAAAAAATGAAGAAGTTTTGGATCGCATTTTCGGACCAGGGAAATTTACACCCGAACAAATAGATGAAATTGTAGAGAAAAAAGAACAAGCGTATCAAGATGCATTTCGTCCTCATTTGAAATTAATTGATGGTTTGCAAGCATTTTTGGATAAGGCGAAAGAACACAATATCAAATTGGCGATCGGTACTGCTGCTCCAAAAACAAACGTTGATTTTGCCGTAGATGCTTTGGGCTTAAGAAAACAATTTCCGGTAATTGTAGGTGCGGAAGACGTAGCGACGAGCAAGCCAGATCCAGAGGTATTTTTAAAATGTGCAGAAGCGTTGGGTGCGAATCCACACAATTCTATCGTATTTGAAGACTCTCCAAAAGGTGTTGAAGCTGCGAAACGTGGCGGTATGAAAGCAGTCGTATTGCTGACCTTCCACGAACCAGAAGATTTTAAAGATTTGGATAATATCTTATTTAGTGTAAAAGATTACACGGATCCGAGATTAGAAGAATTGTTTAAATAG
- the rpiA gene encoding ribose-5-phosphate isomerase RpiA, protein MNPKQLAGEKAVDYVKSGMKVGLGTGSTAYFTIQEIGRRVKHEGLDIEAIATSIESERLAKEWGVKMVDFSEIDHLDVTIDGADEADANLNLIKGGGGALLREKIVAFATKFYVIVADERKYVPTLGAFGLPIEIIPFGWEETFREVTALGCTPKRREKNEEIFITDNHNFIFDCDFGLIENPHDVLQKLQGIPGVVESGLFLDKTDVLIIGNNDGTLKIIESKK, encoded by the coding sequence ATGAATCCTAAGCAGTTAGCGGGAGAAAAAGCGGTTGATTATGTAAAAAGCGGTATGAAAGTCGGTTTGGGTACTGGCTCAACAGCTTATTTTACCATACAAGAAATTGGCCGTCGCGTTAAGCATGAAGGTTTGGATATTGAAGCCATTGCGACATCTATCGAGTCAGAAAGATTGGCAAAAGAATGGGGTGTGAAAATGGTCGATTTTTCCGAAATTGATCATTTGGATGTAACGATTGATGGCGCTGATGAAGCAGATGCTAATTTGAATTTGATCAAAGGTGGCGGTGGCGCATTGTTGAGAGAAAAAATTGTAGCATTTGCCACAAAATTTTACGTAATTGTTGCGGACGAAAGAAAGTATGTGCCGACTTTAGGAGCTTTTGGTTTGCCCATTGAAATCATTCCTTTTGGCTGGGAAGAAACTTTCCGTGAAGTTACTGCTTTAGGTTGTACGCCGAAGAGAAGAGAAAAAAACGAGGAAATATTCATCACAGATAATCACAATTTTATATTTGATTGCGATTTTGGTTTGATCGAAAATCCACACGATGTTTTGCAAAAATTACAAGGCATCCCAGGTGTGGTAGAGTCAGGCTTATTTTTGGATAAAACAGATGTGTTGATCATTGGTAATAATGACGGTACATTGAAAATTATTGAAAGTAAAAAATAG
- a CDS encoding phosphatidylserine decarboxylase family protein yields MIIHKEGYPSIIIAAVILGIAAVIFKSFLPHELAIILTILLAVVVLFVVSFFRIPNRKLSEGNNQIICPADGKVVVMEEIVDEEYYHEKRIQVSIFMSPANVHVNRYPVDGKVLYSKYHPGKFLVAWHPKSSTDNERHSVVIETPGKGTLLVKQIAGALARRIKNYAVVGADVKQTNELGFIKFGSRVDVLLPLNAKIKVNLEQKVQGGVTVLAEW; encoded by the coding sequence ATGATTATTCACAAAGAAGGCTATCCCTCGATCATTATAGCCGCTGTTATTTTAGGTATTGCAGCCGTAATATTTAAATCATTTTTGCCACACGAATTGGCAATCATTTTAACCATTTTATTGGCTGTTGTCGTATTGTTTGTGGTTTCTTTTTTCCGTATTCCTAATAGAAAATTATCCGAAGGAAATAACCAAATCATTTGCCCTGCGGACGGTAAAGTTGTGGTGATGGAAGAAATTGTGGATGAAGAGTATTATCATGAAAAAAGAATCCAAGTCAGCATATTTATGAGTCCTGCCAATGTGCATGTCAATAGATATCCTGTAGATGGAAAAGTATTATATAGCAAATATCATCCGGGGAAATTTTTAGTTGCTTGGCATCCAAAATCCTCTACGGACAATGAACGTCATAGTGTCGTTATAGAAACTCCAGGAAAAGGAACTTTGTTAGTCAAACAAATCGCTGGAGCATTGGCTCGTAGAATTAAAAACTACGCTGTCGTAGGCGCCGATGTTAAACAAACAAATGAATTGGGCTTTATCAAATTTGGTAGCCGTGTAGATGTGTTGTTGCCGTTAAATGCCAAAATAAAAGTGAATCTTGAACAAAAAGTGCAAGGCGGTGTGACCGTCTTAGCAGAATGGTAA
- a CDS encoding phosphatidate cytidylyltransferase — translation MALNIATFKTRALTAVLFVAVMLAGLLINNWTLLVLFIIIHFGCWYEFHKLMGNIDPRYKEVNSNQKLAGSLIGLGFILWNTQLMSLGSLPLRKFGYSIMLIGLAYFVITVLLEPKYKNGLIKYTFLSLLYISLSWGLLINLSNWSIEGYPAIVLTLIASIWLNDTLAYLVGSFIGKTPFSKISPKKTWEGTAGGAILAVALITLVGRWLISPSLTHMFLAVSIIAAIFGTLGDLLESKIKRMAGVKDSGSIMPGHGGFLDRFDSLLIATLVVWVYIYIGMHFMK, via the coding sequence ATGGCTTTAAATATTGCGACATTCAAAACCAGAGCGTTAACTGCGGTCCTTTTTGTGGCGGTGATGCTGGCAGGTTTGTTGATTAATAATTGGACTTTACTTGTTTTATTTATCATTATTCATTTTGGTTGCTGGTACGAGTTTCACAAACTCATGGGAAATATCGATCCTAGATACAAAGAAGTGAATAGCAATCAGAAATTAGCTGGAAGTCTTATCGGTTTGGGATTTATTCTTTGGAATACGCAATTGATGAGTCTAGGTTCGTTACCGCTACGCAAATTTGGCTATTCCATTATGTTGATTGGTTTGGCGTATTTTGTCATTACTGTTTTACTCGAACCAAAATACAAAAATGGCTTAATTAAATACACATTTTTAAGTTTGCTTTATATTTCCTTGAGTTGGGGTTTATTGATCAATTTGTCCAATTGGTCGATCGAAGGTTATCCTGCGATCGTATTGACATTGATCGCCTCTATTTGGTTAAATGATACATTGGCTTATTTGGTTGGATCGTTTATCGGCAAAACGCCATTTAGCAAAATTTCTCCAAAGAAAACTTGGGAAGGGACCGCAGGCGGCGCTATTTTGGCGGTAGCCTTGATTACTTTAGTAGGTCGTTGGTTGATCAGTCCCTCATTAACACATATGTTTTTAGCCGTTTCAATCATCGCAGCGATATTTGGAACCTTGGGAGATTTATTAGAAAGTAAAATTAAAAGAATGGCTGGTGTGAAAGATAGTGGTAGCATTATGCCGGGACATGGAGGCTTTTTGGATAGATTTGATTCTTTGCTAATTGCGACTTTGGTCGTGTGGGTTTATATTTATATTGGCATGCATTTCATGAAATAA
- a CDS encoding CPBP family intramembrane glutamic endopeptidase, whose protein sequence is MEINDLSPEKSPSGIPKNGEIYTPAGQFGILFGTTIACLILGTFIAIIPFLVKGVSFVNVGTAMFDPKYANAARLAQTLSTICMFLFPALILTANIKKKPVEYFHLNAKSSVKTWQWLVLIVVCSFAVTGLMGDINQWIPIPKNWATYFQGLEDAYYKEVFALMQMHGIGDLIVSILLVAALPAFLEELYFRGSLQSVFVKWFKNPHVAIIVSSIIFSAIHGSYYGFLPRFFLGIALGYIYYWGKDIKLNMFLHFINNTVSVIGIYTLSVKHELTKEKMDESFPWYIGIMGLLVFLYAFFQFKKTVPQTNNL, encoded by the coding sequence GCGGGACAATTTGGAATTTTATTTGGGACGACTATTGCGTGTTTGATTTTAGGCACTTTTATAGCGATTATTCCTTTCTTGGTAAAAGGTGTTTCTTTTGTCAATGTGGGAACTGCCATGTTTGATCCGAAATATGCGAATGCTGCGAGACTTGCTCAAACTTTGAGTACGATCTGTATGTTCTTATTTCCAGCACTGATTTTAACGGCGAATATCAAAAAGAAACCCGTCGAATATTTTCATCTAAATGCAAAATCTTCTGTCAAAACTTGGCAATGGTTGGTGCTGATTGTCGTTTGTTCCTTTGCTGTTACGGGATTGATGGGCGATATCAATCAATGGATTCCCATTCCAAAAAATTGGGCGACGTATTTTCAAGGTTTAGAAGATGCATATTATAAAGAAGTATTTGCTTTGATGCAGATGCATGGAATCGGGGATTTGATTGTTTCTATTTTATTGGTGGCGGCCTTGCCCGCTTTTTTGGAAGAGTTGTATTTCCGTGGTTCTTTGCAATCCGTTTTTGTCAAATGGTTTAAAAATCCACATGTAGCCATCATTGTAAGTTCGATTATTTTCAGTGCGATTCACGGATCTTATTATGGATTTTTACCAAGATTTTTCTTGGGGATAGCGTTGGGCTATATTTATTATTGGGGAAAAGATATTAAGCTAAATATGTTTTTACATTTTATAAATAATACGGTTTCAGTGATTGGAATTTATACGTTATCCGTGAAGCATGAATTGACAAAAGAAAAAATGGATGAATCTTTTCCGTGGTATATTGGAATTATGGGATTGTTAGTTTTTCTTTACGCATTTTTTCAATTTAAGAAAACCGTCCCTCAGACAAATAATCTATAA